One Streptomyces fagopyri DNA window includes the following coding sequences:
- a CDS encoding Fur family transcriptional regulator, with translation MSDLLERLRARGWRMTSQRRVVAEVLDGDHVHFTADEVHARAARRLPEISRATVYNTLGEMVSLGEVIEVSTDGRAKRYDPNAHHAHQHLVCSHCGTIRDVHPTGDPLADLPAVERFGFQVSEVEVTYRGLCPSCA, from the coding sequence ATGAGTGACCTGCTGGAACGACTGCGAGCGCGCGGCTGGCGGATGACCTCCCAGCGGCGTGTCGTCGCGGAGGTCCTCGACGGCGACCACGTCCACTTCACGGCCGACGAGGTGCACGCCCGTGCCGCGCGGCGGCTGCCCGAGATCTCCCGGGCGACCGTCTACAACACCCTGGGCGAGATGGTCTCCCTCGGTGAGGTCATAGAGGTCTCGACGGACGGCCGCGCCAAGCGCTACGACCCCAACGCCCACCACGCCCACCAGCACCTGGTGTGCTCCCACTGCGGCACCATCCGGGACGTCCACCCGACCGGCGACCCGCTGGCCGACCTCCCGGCGGTGGAGCGGTTCGGCTTCCAGGTGTCCGAGGTCGAGGTCACGTACCGCGGGCTCTGCCCTTCCTGCGCCTGA
- the katG gene encoding catalase/peroxidase HPI, translated as MSENHDAIVVDAKTEGEGGCPVAHGRATHPTQGGGNRQWWPDRLNLKILAKNPAVANPLGEEFDYAEAFNGLDLTAVKRDIAEVLTDSQDWWPADFGNYGPFMIRMAWHSAGTYRISDGRGGAGAGQQRFAPLNSWPDNGNLDKARRLLWPVKKKYGQSISWADLMILTGNVALETMGFQTFGFAGGRADVWEPDEDVYWGPETTWLGDERYTGDRELENPLGAVQMGLIYVNPEGPNGTPDPLAAARDIRETFRRMAMNDEETVALIAGGHTFGKTHGAGPADSVGADPEAAPLEEQGLGWKNSFGTGKGGDAITSGLEGIWTNTPVTWDNSFFEILFGYEWELFQSPAGANQWRPKDGAGATTVPDAHDPSKTHAPTMLTTDLSLRVDPAYEQISRRFLENPDAFADAFARAWFKLTHRDMGPVVRYLGPEVPSEELLWQDPLPAVTHELVDAADIASLKSEILASDLSVAQLVSAAWASASSFRGSDKRGGANGARIRLEPQSGWEVNDPDQLATVLRTLEGIRSAFNSGRTGDKQISLADLIVLAGGAAVEQAAKDAGFDVEVPFAPGRADASQEQTDVEAFAPLEPAADGFRNYLGKGNRLPAEYLLLDRANLLTLSAPEMTVLVGGLRVLGANYQQSSLGAFTTTPGSLTNDFFTNLLDLGTTWKAVSEDANTFEGRDAATGEVKWTGSRADLVFGSNSELRALAEVYASDDAKEKFVNDFVAAWSKVMDLDRFDLV; from the coding sequence ATGTCTGAGAACCATGATGCAATCGTCGTAGACGCGAAGACGGAGGGGGAAGGTGGCTGCCCCGTCGCACACGGACGCGCCACGCACCCGACCCAGGGCGGCGGAAACCGCCAGTGGTGGCCCGACCGCCTCAATCTGAAGATCCTCGCCAAGAACCCGGCCGTGGCCAACCCCCTCGGTGAGGAGTTCGACTACGCCGAGGCGTTCAACGGCCTCGACCTCACCGCCGTGAAGCGGGACATCGCCGAGGTGCTGACGGACTCGCAGGACTGGTGGCCGGCCGACTTCGGCAACTACGGCCCGTTCATGATCCGTATGGCCTGGCACAGCGCGGGCACCTACCGCATCAGCGACGGCCGCGGCGGCGCCGGTGCCGGACAGCAGCGCTTCGCGCCGCTCAACAGCTGGCCGGACAACGGCAACCTCGACAAGGCCCGCCGGCTGCTGTGGCCCGTCAAGAAGAAGTACGGGCAGAGCATCTCGTGGGCCGACCTCATGATCCTCACCGGCAATGTCGCCCTGGAGACGATGGGCTTCCAGACGTTCGGCTTCGCCGGCGGCCGCGCGGACGTGTGGGAGCCCGACGAGGACGTCTACTGGGGTCCCGAGACCACCTGGCTGGGCGACGAGCGCTACACCGGCGACCGGGAGCTGGAGAACCCCCTCGGCGCGGTCCAGATGGGCCTCATCTACGTCAACCCCGAGGGCCCGAACGGCACCCCGGACCCGCTGGCCGCGGCCCGCGACATCCGTGAGACGTTCCGCCGGATGGCCATGAACGACGAGGAGACCGTCGCGCTCATCGCGGGCGGCCACACCTTCGGTAAGACCCACGGCGCGGGCCCGGCGGACAGCGTCGGCGCCGACCCCGAGGCCGCCCCGCTCGAGGAGCAGGGCCTCGGCTGGAAGAACTCCTTCGGCACCGGCAAGGGCGGCGACGCCATCACCAGTGGCCTTGAGGGCATCTGGACGAACACCCCCGTCACCTGGGACAACAGCTTCTTCGAGATCCTGTTCGGCTACGAGTGGGAGCTGTTCCAGAGCCCCGCGGGCGCGAACCAGTGGCGGCCGAAGGACGGTGCCGGCGCCACCACCGTCCCCGACGCCCACGACCCGTCGAAGACCCACGCCCCGACGATGCTGACGACCGACCTGTCGCTCCGCGTCGACCCGGCCTACGAGCAGATCTCGCGCCGCTTCCTCGAGAACCCCGACGCGTTCGCCGACGCCTTCGCCCGCGCGTGGTTCAAGCTCACCCACCGTGACATGGGCCCGGTCGTGCGCTACCTCGGTCCCGAGGTGCCGTCCGAGGAGCTGCTGTGGCAGGACCCCCTGCCCGCGGTCACGCACGAGCTCGTCGACGCCGCGGACATCGCCTCCCTCAAGAGCGAGATCCTGGCCTCCGACCTGTCGGTGGCCCAGCTCGTCTCCGCCGCCTGGGCGTCGGCGTCCTCCTTCCGCGGCAGCGACAAGCGCGGCGGCGCGAACGGCGCACGCATCCGCCTCGAACCGCAGAGCGGCTGGGAGGTCAACGACCCCGACCAGCTGGCGACGGTGCTGCGCACCCTGGAGGGCATCCGGAGCGCCTTCAACTCGGGCCGGACCGGCGACAAGCAGATCTCGCTCGCCGACCTGATCGTGCTGGCCGGCGGCGCCGCCGTCGAGCAGGCCGCCAAGGACGCCGGCTTCGACGTCGAGGTCCCGTTCGCGCCCGGCCGCGCGGACGCCTCGCAGGAGCAGACGGACGTCGAGGCGTTCGCTCCGCTCGAGCCGGCCGCCGACGGCTTCCGCAACTACCTGGGCAAGGGCAACCGGCTCCCGGCCGAGTACCTGCTCCTCGACCGGGCGAACCTGCTGACCCTGAGCGCTCCCGAGATGACGGTCCTCGTCGGTGGCCTCCGCGTGCTGGGCGCGAACTACCAGCAGTCGTCGCTCGGTGCCTTCACCACGACCCCCGGGTCGCTGACCAACGACTTCTTCACCAACCTGCTCGACCTGGGGACGACGTGGAAGGCGGTCTCCGAGGACGCGAACACGTTCGAGGGCCGCGACGCCGCCACGGGCGAGGTCAAGTGGACCGGCAGCCGTGCCGACCTCGTCTTCGGATCGAACTCGGAGCTGCGCGCGCTCGCGGAGGTGTACGCGAGCGACGACGCGAAGGAGAAGTTCGTGAACGACTTCGTCGCCGCGTGGAGCAAGGTGATGGACCTCGACCGGTTCGATCTGGTCTGA
- a CDS encoding helix-turn-helix domain-containing protein, with product MSRAAEDTNRRMLRARDAMDRAYAQPLDVPALARIAHVSQAHFTRTFRATFGETPHRYLQRRRVERAMFLLRETDRAVTDICFAVGFGSPGTFSRTFRDIVGRSPRTYRREATPANVPTCFTMAWMRPAG from the coding sequence GTGAGCCGCGCCGCCGAAGACACCAACCGCCGCATGCTGCGGGCACGGGACGCCATGGACCGCGCCTACGCGCAGCCGCTGGACGTCCCGGCCCTGGCCCGGATCGCCCATGTGTCCCAGGCCCACTTCACCCGCACCTTCCGGGCCACGTTCGGCGAGACACCGCACCGCTATCTGCAGCGCCGCCGTGTCGAGCGGGCGATGTTCCTGCTGCGGGAGACCGACCGCGCTGTGACGGACATCTGCTTCGCGGTCGGCTTCGGCAGCCCCGGAACCTTCAGCCGCACGTTCCGCGACATCGTCGGCCGGTCACCGAGGACGTACCGCAGGGAAGCGACCCCGGCGAACGTGCCGACGTGCTTCACCATGGCGTGGATGCGGCCCGCCGGCTGA
- a CDS encoding VOC family protein gives MFNAITHSQIYVLDQDEALDFYVGKLGLEVNADVDLGFMRWLTVNVPGHPDRQILLEKPGPPALSEETAQQVRELVTKGATGGSLIFSTDDCRKTYETLLGRGVEFTEEPTERPYGIDCGLRDPFGNNIRFTQPV, from the coding sequence ATGTTCAACGCCATCACGCACTCACAGATCTACGTCCTCGACCAGGACGAGGCCCTCGACTTCTACGTGGGCAAGCTCGGCCTGGAGGTCAACGCCGATGTCGACCTGGGCTTCATGCGCTGGTTGACCGTCAACGTCCCGGGACACCCCGATCGACAGATCCTGCTGGAGAAGCCGGGACCCCCGGCCCTGTCCGAGGAGACGGCGCAGCAGGTCCGGGAGCTGGTGACCAAGGGCGCCACCGGCGGTTCGCTCATCTTCAGCACGGACGACTGCCGCAAGACGTACGAGACGCTGCTCGGCCGGGGCGTCGAGTTCACCGAGGAGCCCACCGAGCGTCCGTACGGCATCGACTGCGGTCTCCGTGACCCCTTCGGCAACAACATCCGCTTCACCCAGCCGGTCTAG
- a CDS encoding acyltransferase family protein produces the protein MTPATGTTRPPAPTATTAESASTTRPSSLPSLTGLRWVAALLVFGLHVHNFGYFGDTGGRIVAWGFGAGANGVSFFFVLSGFVLMWSARPRDRAMAFWRRRVARVYPVHLVTAAIALLMGFTLSRQMRPTLNSALANLLLTHSWWRPWWQTLDPVSWSLACEAFFYAVFPLLALGLRRLGARGATVVAGLSVLAVAALAWSDAHHWLSQPVYSFPAARLPEFVLGAAVARVVSLGRWRGPGMEASLALTIIGYFLVPQVTPGYSATTCTIVGFALLIPAAAVADLRGLPSLWRHRRLVRLGELSFAFYMIHLLVLRAGINLLGKSPHFGVAAGLTATAVAFTVALGLAWLLYEGVECPARELLLRRRSGKPRPPVTERDRGVVRG, from the coding sequence ATGACACCGGCGACCGGGACGACCCGGCCGCCGGCCCCGACAGCGACCACGGCCGAGTCCGCCTCCACGACTCGGCCGTCCTCACTGCCCTCGCTCACCGGACTGCGCTGGGTGGCGGCGTTGCTGGTCTTCGGACTGCATGTGCACAACTTCGGCTATTTCGGAGACACCGGCGGCCGCATCGTCGCCTGGGGATTCGGGGCGGGCGCCAACGGCGTCTCGTTCTTCTTCGTCCTCTCGGGCTTCGTGCTGATGTGGTCGGCACGGCCGCGCGATCGCGCGATGGCCTTCTGGCGACGGCGCGTCGCCCGGGTCTACCCGGTCCACCTCGTCACCGCCGCGATCGCGCTGCTCATGGGATTCACCCTGTCCCGCCAGATGAGGCCCACCCTGAACTCGGCACTGGCGAACCTGCTGCTGACGCACTCCTGGTGGCGCCCGTGGTGGCAGACGCTCGACCCCGTCAGCTGGTCGCTCGCCTGCGAGGCCTTCTTCTACGCGGTCTTCCCGCTGCTGGCCCTGGGACTGCGCCGACTCGGGGCGCGCGGAGCGACCGTCGTGGCCGGGCTGTCGGTGCTCGCGGTGGCGGCCCTGGCCTGGTCGGACGCGCACCACTGGCTGAGCCAGCCGGTGTACTCCTTCCCGGCGGCCCGCCTCCCCGAATTCGTCCTCGGTGCCGCCGTCGCCCGGGTAGTGTCCCTGGGAAGGTGGCGCGGACCCGGCATGGAGGCCTCACTCGCGCTGACGATCATCGGCTACTTCCTCGTTCCCCAGGTCACCCCGGGGTATTCGGCCACCACCTGCACCATCGTCGGCTTCGCCCTGCTGATTCCGGCGGCGGCCGTGGCCGACCTGCGGGGCCTGCCCTCGCTGTGGCGGCACCGCCGACTGGTGCGGCTGGGTGAACTCTCCTTCGCCTTCTACATGATCCACCTGCTCGTCCTGCGGGCCGGCATCAATCTGCTCGGTAAGTCCCCGCACTTCGGGGTGGCGGCCGGGCTGACCGCCACCGCCGTGGCGTTCACCGTGGCGCTGGGACTGGCCTGGCTCCTGTACGAGGGTGTCGAGTGCCCGGCCCGGGAACTGCTGCTGCGGCGCCGGAGCGGGAAGCCGCGGCCGCCCGTGACCGAGCGGGACAGGGGCGTCGTCCGCGGCTGA
- a CDS encoding SRPBCC family protein: MAGQFEATAEINRPVEEVFAFLGEGTNDPKFSPRVQEIKKTPEGPTAVGTVFTSTVKDAGMKTARQFRITEFDPPRRIRWTETSKNVVTADQGGYDLESTGAGTTHVRIFNVLEGHGIGKLLVGLALSAARKDADAFGQRIKAAVEAS; the protein is encoded by the coding sequence GTGGCCGGTCAGTTCGAGGCGACAGCCGAGATCAACCGCCCTGTCGAGGAGGTCTTCGCCTTCCTGGGCGAGGGCACGAACGACCCGAAGTTCAGCCCCAGGGTGCAGGAGATCAAGAAAACGCCGGAGGGCCCCACAGCGGTGGGTACGGTCTTCACGAGCACGGTCAAGGACGCGGGCATGAAGACGGCACGGCAGTTCCGGATCACCGAGTTCGACCCGCCGCGGCGGATCCGCTGGACGGAGACCTCGAAGAACGTCGTGACGGCCGACCAGGGTGGCTACGACCTCGAGTCCACCGGCGCGGGAACGACCCACGTGCGGATCTTCAACGTGCTGGAGGGCCATGGCATCGGGAAGCTTCTGGTGGGGCTCGCGCTGAGTGCGGCGCGCAAGGACGCGGACGCGTTCGGACAGCGGATCAAGGCCGCGGTCGAGGCGTCCTGA
- the gcvH gene encoding glycine cleavage system protein GcvH, whose amino-acid sequence MPHVPNELKYTRDHEWVRVTRDGVVRVGITDHAQKELGDIVFAELPAKGTGLSAGEPFGTLESVKAVTEVYAPVSGEVTALNDELNDSPEMVNTEPYGDGWLIEIAFTDRSELDRLLDDDGYESYIREGAE is encoded by the coding sequence ATGCCGCACGTCCCGAACGAGCTGAAGTACACCAGGGACCACGAATGGGTACGGGTGACACGTGACGGCGTGGTGCGTGTCGGCATCACCGACCACGCCCAGAAGGAACTCGGCGACATCGTCTTCGCGGAACTCCCCGCCAAGGGCACCGGCCTCTCCGCGGGCGAGCCGTTCGGCACGCTCGAGTCGGTCAAGGCGGTGACCGAGGTCTACGCGCCCGTGTCGGGCGAGGTGACCGCCCTCAACGACGAGCTCAACGACAGCCCCGAGATGGTCAACACGGAGCCCTACGGCGACGGCTGGCTCATCGAGATCGCGTTCACCGACAGAAGTGAACTCGACCGTCTGCTCGACGACGACGGCTACGAGAGCTACATCCGCGAAGGCGCCGAGTAG
- a CDS encoding purine-cytosine permease family protein: MTTSSQPRVSGLEIRSIDYVPLDERHGKLWHLGPLWFMSNAQIATLAVGLISITGGGNLLWSLIAIAAGTILGTFFMAFHSAQGPQLGLPQMIQSRPQFGYVGALLVWLFAYVQYAGFNVFNTILAGEALHSTVHGGVKPWVVVVTLIAFVIALVGYDVIHRAERVLTYAFLVIFGVFTVGILVTLHYPAGSFDLGGFKWTPFLAQFGVVAGYQISWAIYVSDYSRYLPPDVTVRKTFYWTYFGSALGGIWLMTLGALLAGWAGKDFETIRSINAAGDKVFSGFGAIVLLFAALGLISVTALNMYGGSLTLISAIDSFKRVRPTVAVRLVTLGLTAALSVVGALAATAHFLENFNDFLLLVLYLFIPWTSVNLMDYYVVRRGHYAVAEIFNPRGIYGRWGWHGIVAYLVGFAVMVPFFSVGTLYVGPAAHALGGADISLFIGLPVAAVLYWLFTRDIDVEAETRLAEQELTALESAAHDHREP, from the coding sequence GTGACGACGTCATCACAGCCACGGGTATCGGGTCTGGAAATCCGCTCCATCGACTACGTCCCGCTGGACGAGCGGCACGGAAAGCTGTGGCACCTCGGCCCCCTGTGGTTCATGTCCAACGCGCAGATCGCCACACTGGCGGTCGGCCTCATCAGCATCACCGGGGGCGGCAACCTCCTCTGGTCGCTGATCGCGATCGCCGCGGGCACCATCCTCGGCACGTTCTTCATGGCCTTCCACTCCGCGCAGGGACCGCAACTCGGACTGCCGCAGATGATCCAGTCACGGCCGCAGTTCGGCTACGTCGGAGCCCTGCTGGTGTGGCTGTTCGCCTATGTGCAGTACGCCGGATTCAACGTCTTCAACACGATCCTCGCCGGTGAGGCCCTGCACAGCACGGTGCACGGCGGGGTCAAGCCGTGGGTCGTCGTCGTCACGCTCATCGCGTTCGTCATCGCGCTGGTGGGCTACGACGTCATCCACCGCGCCGAACGGGTCCTCACCTACGCCTTCCTCGTCATCTTCGGCGTCTTCACGGTGGGCATCCTGGTCACCCTGCACTATCCCGCCGGCTCCTTCGACCTCGGCGGCTTCAAGTGGACACCCTTCCTCGCCCAGTTCGGCGTGGTGGCCGGCTACCAGATCAGCTGGGCCATCTACGTCTCGGACTACTCCCGCTATCTCCCGCCCGATGTGACCGTCCGCAAGACGTTCTACTGGACGTACTTCGGGTCGGCGCTCGGCGGTATCTGGCTGATGACCCTCGGCGCACTGCTCGCCGGATGGGCGGGCAAGGACTTCGAGACGATCCGCTCGATCAACGCGGCGGGCGACAAGGTCTTCAGCGGGTTCGGCGCGATCGTGCTGCTGTTCGCCGCCCTCGGCCTGATCTCGGTGACCGCGCTGAACATGTACGGAGGGTCCCTCACCCTCATCAGCGCCATCGACTCGTTCAAGAGGGTGCGTCCGACCGTCGCCGTACGGCTCGTGACACTCGGACTCACCGCCGCGCTCTCCGTGGTGGGCGCGCTGGCCGCGACCGCCCACTTCCTGGAGAACTTCAACGACTTCCTCCTGCTGGTGCTCTACCTGTTCATCCCGTGGACGTCCGTGAACCTGATGGACTACTACGTGGTGCGCCGCGGCCACTACGCGGTCGCCGAGATCTTCAACCCCCGTGGCATCTACGGCCGCTGGGGCTGGCACGGGATCGTCGCCTACCTCGTCGGCTTCGCCGTCATGGTGCCGTTCTTCTCCGTCGGCACGCTCTACGTCGGGCCCGCCGCGCACGCCCTCGGCGGCGCGGACATCTCCTTGTTCATCGGGCTGCCCGTCGCCGCGGTGCTCTACTGGCTGTTCACCCGCGACATCGACGTCGAGGCCGAGACCCGCCTCGCCGAACAGGAGCTCACGGCACTGGAATCGGCGGCCCACGACCACCGGGAGCCATGA
- a CDS encoding NUDIX domain-containing protein, protein MIECVRAVLVTPAGRLLLIRRTWPGAAPYWVFPGGHVESDDPGLRAALTREIREETGGEPRITGLLHVLADEHQRQYFYLARALTWSEADRTGPEFDDPDRGEYRLEEVPLTVEALDAISLAPQEIATLVRDAVDTGTDLAALADPTR, encoded by the coding sequence GTGATCGAATGTGTCCGGGCGGTACTGGTGACGCCCGCCGGGCGGCTCCTGCTCATCAGGCGCACCTGGCCGGGCGCGGCGCCCTACTGGGTCTTTCCCGGCGGTCACGTCGAGTCGGACGACCCGGGCCTGCGGGCGGCCCTGACGCGTGAGATACGCGAGGAGACCGGTGGGGAGCCTCGGATCACGGGACTGCTGCACGTACTGGCGGACGAGCACCAGCGGCAGTACTTCTATCTGGCCCGCGCCCTGACGTGGTCGGAGGCGGACCGCACCGGTCCGGAGTTCGACGACCCGGACCGAGGTGAATACCGGCTCGAGGAAGTCCCGTTGACCGTCGAGGCGCTCGACGCCATCAGCCTTGCCCCCCAGGAGATCGCGACCCTGGTGCGAGACGCGGTGGACACCGGCACCGACCTGGCCGCGCTGGCGGATCCGACACGGTGA
- a CDS encoding NAD(P)H-binding protein codes for MRVALFGASGMVGQGVLRACLQDGEVEEVVLVARTPLKARHPKIREVLHTDFTDFGAIQGELEGLDACFFCLGVSSAGRDEEEYTRITYDFTLAAARAVSVNNPALTFAYVSGEGTDSTESGRSMWARVKGRTENALLAMPFHAYLFRPGYIQPRHGAVSKTSAYRLMYRLTSWLYPVVRRLAPRHVTTTEHLGRAMIAVVALQGSGPSVLHSPEINRLGAV; via the coding sequence ATGCGCGTGGCCCTTTTCGGAGCGTCCGGAATGGTCGGGCAGGGCGTGCTGCGCGCCTGCCTCCAGGACGGGGAGGTCGAGGAGGTGGTGCTCGTCGCGCGTACGCCGCTGAAGGCGCGGCATCCGAAGATACGGGAGGTCCTGCACACGGACTTCACCGACTTCGGCGCGATCCAGGGGGAGTTGGAGGGACTGGACGCCTGCTTCTTCTGCCTGGGCGTCTCCTCGGCCGGCCGGGACGAGGAGGAGTACACCCGGATCACGTACGACTTCACGCTGGCCGCCGCTCGTGCGGTGAGCGTGAACAACCCGGCGTTGACCTTCGCTTACGTGTCGGGGGAGGGGACCGACAGTACGGAGTCGGGTCGTTCGATGTGGGCGCGGGTCAAGGGCCGTACGGAGAACGCACTGTTGGCGATGCCGTTCCACGCCTACCTGTTCCGCCCCGGCTACATCCAGCCGCGCCACGGAGCCGTCTCGAAGACGTCCGCCTATCGTCTGATGTACCGGCTCACGTCGTGGCTCTACCCGGTCGTCCGCAGGCTGGCCCCCCGGCACGTGACCACGACCGAGCACCTGGGCCGCGCGATGATCGCCGTCGTCGCGCTCCAGGGAAGCGGCCCGTCCGTGCTGCACAGTCCGGAGATCAACCGGCTCGGCGCCGTGTGA
- a CDS encoding TetR/AcrR family transcriptional regulator: MTTFQRARSEEQREIRRQAILDTAATMLDEMPVGEVSLNELSRRVGLAKSNVLRYFESREAILLELLDSAWKRLMDELPGLLAAGIGPERAVRQRSDEFAAVFTRALAERRVLCDLLSAQAGVLEHNVSAAVAARYKRAAIGNVDALAGLARQYLPELGEGARLFSAQAFMMAGAVWTHARPSPGMLAAYDADPSLAALRMDFAATLQEMVATLIAGILTRTAS; encoded by the coding sequence ATGACGACTTTCCAGCGTGCGCGCAGCGAGGAGCAGCGCGAGATCCGCCGACAGGCGATCCTCGACACCGCGGCCACGATGCTCGACGAGATGCCGGTGGGCGAGGTCAGCCTCAATGAGCTGAGCCGACGCGTCGGACTGGCCAAGTCGAACGTGCTGCGGTACTTCGAGTCCCGCGAGGCGATCCTGCTGGAACTGCTGGACAGCGCGTGGAAGCGGCTGATGGACGAACTGCCCGGCCTGCTCGCCGCCGGCATCGGTCCGGAGCGAGCGGTACGGCAGCGGAGTGACGAGTTCGCGGCCGTGTTCACCCGCGCCCTCGCGGAGCGCCGGGTCCTGTGCGATCTGCTCAGCGCGCAGGCCGGTGTCCTGGAACACAACGTGTCCGCGGCGGTCGCCGCCCGGTACAAGAGGGCGGCCATCGGCAACGTCGACGCGCTGGCCGGTCTCGCACGTCAGTACCTGCCCGAACTGGGCGAGGGAGCAAGGCTGTTCAGCGCGCAGGCCTTCATGATGGCCGGCGCCGTGTGGACCCACGCCCGGCCCTCCCCGGGCATGCTCGCCGCCTACGACGCGGACCCGTCGCTCGCGGCGCTGCGCATGGACTTCGCCGCCACCCTCCAGGAGATGGTGGCGACCCTCATCGCCGGCATCCTCACCCGTACGGCGTCCTGA
- a CDS encoding SDR family NAD(P)-dependent oxidoreductase, whose product MSKVWFVTGSSRGLGRAIVEAALEAGDRVVATARKPAQLDDLVARHGDRVLPLALDVTSDDDIQRVVREGLDAFGRYDVVVNNAGYGDIASVEDVAPDAFRAQIDTNFYGVVQVTKAVLPILREQGSGHIFQVSSVGGRVGSPGLSAYQSAKWAVGGFSTVLAQEVAPLGIRVTVLEPGGMRTDWAGSSMTIPPVSEPYRRTVAAFADMIRSSSASGSAESDPVKVAQVVRDLAGRQDAPVRIVLGAQAYGIAQAASRAITESDEKWREVSESVSD is encoded by the coding sequence ATGTCCAAGGTCTGGTTCGTCACCGGAAGCTCCCGCGGTCTGGGCCGCGCCATCGTCGAGGCGGCGCTGGAAGCCGGCGACCGGGTGGTGGCCACCGCACGCAAGCCCGCGCAGCTCGACGACCTCGTGGCCCGCCACGGCGACCGGGTCCTCCCCCTGGCCCTCGACGTCACCAGCGACGACGACATCCAGCGGGTGGTCCGGGAGGGCCTCGACGCCTTCGGCCGCTACGACGTCGTGGTCAACAACGCCGGCTACGGCGACATCGCCTCCGTCGAGGACGTCGCCCCGGACGCCTTCCGCGCCCAGATCGACACCAACTTCTACGGTGTCGTACAGGTCACCAAGGCCGTGCTGCCCATCCTTCGCGAGCAGGGATCCGGACACATCTTCCAGGTCTCCTCCGTCGGCGGCCGGGTCGGCTCGCCGGGACTGAGTGCCTACCAGAGCGCGAAGTGGGCGGTCGGCGGCTTCTCCACGGTCCTCGCCCAGGAAGTGGCCCCGCTCGGCATCAGGGTCACCGTCCTGGAGCCGGGCGGCATGCGCACCGACTGGGCCGGATCGTCGATGACCATCCCGCCGGTCAGCGAGCCCTACCGCCGGACGGTGGCCGCCTTCGCCGACATGATCAGGAGCAGCTCGGCGTCCGGCTCGGCGGAGTCCGACCCCGTCAAGGTCGCCCAGGTGGTGCGCGACCTCGCCGGACGGCAGGACGCCCCCGTCCGGATCGTGCTCGGTGCCCAGGCCTACGGGATCGCCCAGGCCGCCTCCCGGGCGATCACCGAGTCCGACGAGAAGTGGCGTGAGGTGTCGGAGTCGGTGTCCGACTGA
- a CDS encoding calcium-binding protein: MSSYPIGRRALRVSALTLVVGAGLAGPVVLAGTAGAAVTSATAAVNDYDWQLTYTAAPGQTNKVTIAESYAGGHQAITYVIDDVVPIRAGHHCSHPVAADRTRVSCTVATLESQDPYAAMEMSLGDGNDTVTSHNGTGQVYYLNRIDLGSGNDRLTDNTGLDGNEVVGGTGNDIITVGRLATVAAGDGNDTVEAGGGYNIVSGGKGNDVLRGGAAGQILHGDDGNDAIHGGAGDDSLYGGKGDDVLYGNSGADKMYGNSGADRLYGGPGRDTLSGGPGRDIVHQD; encoded by the coding sequence ATGTCCTCTTACCCCATAGGCCGTCGGGCTTTACGCGTCTCGGCGCTGACGCTGGTCGTCGGCGCGGGACTGGCCGGTCCGGTCGTCCTGGCCGGCACGGCCGGAGCGGCGGTGACCTCGGCCACCGCCGCTGTCAACGACTACGACTGGCAGCTCACCTACACGGCCGCGCCCGGCCAGACCAACAAGGTGACCATCGCCGAGTCGTACGCCGGCGGACACCAGGCCATCACCTATGTGATCGACGACGTCGTCCCGATCCGCGCGGGCCACCACTGCTCCCACCCGGTCGCCGCGGACCGCACCAGGGTCTCCTGCACGGTCGCCACGCTGGAGAGCCAGGACCCTTACGCGGCAATGGAGATGAGCCTCGGTGACGGCAACGACACCGTCACCTCCCACAACGGCACAGGTCAGGTCTACTACCTCAACAGGATCGACCTCGGCTCCGGCAACGACCGGCTGACCGACAACACCGGGCTCGACGGCAACGAGGTCGTCGGAGGGACCGGCAACGACATCATCACGGTCGGCAGGCTGGCGACCGTCGCCGCCGGTGACGGCAACGACACGGTCGAGGCCGGCGGCGGATACAACATCGTGAGCGGCGGCAAGGGCAACGACGTGCTCCGGGGCGGCGCCGCCGGCCAGATCCTCCACGGCGACGACGGCAACGACGCGATCCACGGCGGGGCCGGCGACGACTCGCTGTACGGCGGAAAGGGTGACGACGTCCTGTACGGAAACAGCGGTGCCGACAAGATGTACGGGAACAGCGGCGCCGACAGACTGTACGGCGGCCCCGGCAGGGACACGCTTTCCGGCGGCCCGGGCAGGGATATCGTTCATCAGGACTGA